One genomic segment of Theobroma cacao cultivar B97-61/B2 chromosome 6, Criollo_cocoa_genome_V2, whole genome shotgun sequence includes these proteins:
- the LOC18595677 gene encoding cinnamoyl-CoA reductase 1 isoform X2, whose translation MVAANAKEAVCVTGANGFIGSWLVRTLLEDGYTRIHASIYPGSDASHLFSLPGATSPNVRLEVYEADILDYTSVLKAVEGCQGVFHVASPCSLEDPKDPHRELVMPAVQGTLNVLEAARTAKVRRVVLTSSISAIVPNPNWDPETKGSFDESSWTDVEYCKSRQKWYPVSKTLAEKAAWEYAEKHGMDVVAINPATCLGPLLQPSLNASSAVLQQLLQGSQDTQEHHWLGAVHVRDVAKAQILLFNAPAASGRYLCTNGIYQFAHFAQTVSQLFPHYPVHRFTGETQPGLVSCKDAAKRLMELGLDFTPVEEAVREAVESMQAKGFLKPPQMLES comes from the exons ATGGTTGCAGCAAACGCAAAGGAAGCAGTGTGCGTGACAGGAGCCAACGGTTTCATAGGTTCATGGCTGGTCCGCACCCTCCTTGAAGACGGCTACACCAGGATCCACGCATCGATTTATCCAGGGTCAGACGCCTCACATCTGTTCTCTCTTCCTGGCGCCACTTCCCCAAACGTGCGGCTGGAGGTCTACGAGGCAGACATCTTGGACTACACCTCCGTCCTCAAGGCAGTGGAGGGATGCCAGGGTGTGTTCCACGTTGCCTCTCCCTGCAGTCTGGAGGATCCCAAAGACCCACACAGGGAGCTGGTGATGCCAGCCGTGCAGGGCACACTGAACGTCCTGGAGGCTGCCAGAACGGCCAAGGTCAGGCGCGTGGTGCTTACTTCCTCTATATCAGCAATTGTGCCTAACCCCAATTGGGATCCTGAAACGAAAGGATCCTTTGATGAGTCATCCTGGACAGACGTGGAATACTGCAAGAGTAGACAGAAATGGTATCCGGTGTCAAAGACGCTGGCTGAGAAAGCGGCATGGGAATATGCTGAAAAGCATGGAATGGATGTAGTGGCGATCAATCCAGCCACATGTCTTGGCCCTCTCCTGCAACCAAGCTTGAATGCCAGCAGTGCAGTGCTACAACAGTTGTTGCAGGGCTCCCAAGATACCCAGGAGCATCATTGGTTGGGAGCAGTGCATGTTAGAGATGTGGCCAAGGCACAAATATTGCTGTTCAATGCTCCCGCTGCTTCTGGTAGATATCTTTGCACCAACGGCATCTATCAGTTTGCTCACTTTGCTCAAACTGTCTCCCAACTCTTCCCTCACTATCCTGTCCACAG GTTTACTGGGGAAACACAACCAGGCTTAGTTTCATGCAAAGATGCAGCCAAGAGATTAATGGAGCTGGGTCTAGACTTCACCCCAGTTGAAGAAGCTGTCCGTGAGGCTGTGGAGAGTATGCAAGCCAAAGGTTTCCTGAAGCCGCCGCAGATGTTAGAGTCTTAG
- the LOC18595677 gene encoding cinnamoyl-CoA reductase 2 isoform X1: MISSNYLANAKEAVCVTGANGFIGSWLVRTLLEDGYTRIHASIYPGSDASHLFSLPGATSPNVRLEVYEADILDYTSVLKAVEGCQGVFHVASPCSLEDPKDPHRELVMPAVQGTLNVLEAARTAKVRRVVLTSSISAIVPNPNWDPETKGSFDESSWTDVEYCKSRQKWYPVSKTLAEKAAWEYAEKHGMDVVAINPATCLGPLLQPSLNASSAVLQQLLQGSQDTQEHHWLGAVHVRDVAKAQILLFNAPAASGRYLCTNGIYQFAHFAQTVSQLFPHYPVHRFTGETQPGLVSCKDAAKRLMELGLDFTPVEEAVREAVESMQAKGFLKPPQMLES; the protein is encoded by the exons ATGATTTCCAGTAACTATCTTG CAAACGCAAAGGAAGCAGTGTGCGTGACAGGAGCCAACGGTTTCATAGGTTCATGGCTGGTCCGCACCCTCCTTGAAGACGGCTACACCAGGATCCACGCATCGATTTATCCAGGGTCAGACGCCTCACATCTGTTCTCTCTTCCTGGCGCCACTTCCCCAAACGTGCGGCTGGAGGTCTACGAGGCAGACATCTTGGACTACACCTCCGTCCTCAAGGCAGTGGAGGGATGCCAGGGTGTGTTCCACGTTGCCTCTCCCTGCAGTCTGGAGGATCCCAAAGACCCACACAGGGAGCTGGTGATGCCAGCCGTGCAGGGCACACTGAACGTCCTGGAGGCTGCCAGAACGGCCAAGGTCAGGCGCGTGGTGCTTACTTCCTCTATATCAGCAATTGTGCCTAACCCCAATTGGGATCCTGAAACGAAAGGATCCTTTGATGAGTCATCCTGGACAGACGTGGAATACTGCAAGAGTAGACAGAAATGGTATCCGGTGTCAAAGACGCTGGCTGAGAAAGCGGCATGGGAATATGCTGAAAAGCATGGAATGGATGTAGTGGCGATCAATCCAGCCACATGTCTTGGCCCTCTCCTGCAACCAAGCTTGAATGCCAGCAGTGCAGTGCTACAACAGTTGTTGCAGGGCTCCCAAGATACCCAGGAGCATCATTGGTTGGGAGCAGTGCATGTTAGAGATGTGGCCAAGGCACAAATATTGCTGTTCAATGCTCCCGCTGCTTCTGGTAGATATCTTTGCACCAACGGCATCTATCAGTTTGCTCACTTTGCTCAAACTGTCTCCCAACTCTTCCCTCACTATCCTGTCCACAG GTTTACTGGGGAAACACAACCAGGCTTAGTTTCATGCAAAGATGCAGCCAAGAGATTAATGGAGCTGGGTCTAGACTTCACCCCAGTTGAAGAAGCTGTCCGTGAGGCTGTGGAGAGTATGCAAGCCAAAGGTTTCCTGAAGCCGCCGCAGATGTTAGAGTCTTAG